A stretch of Aeromicrobium tamlense DNA encodes these proteins:
- the lepB gene encoding signal peptidase I, translated as MPRELTSRRPRRLGWWAGATLAATLAMSFLTGLLGHATVTSPSMAPTHDVGSTLLTTSLGARHPDRGEVVVFEAPRSWREAHRARSGAAGDEVGAQDAMVKRVLGLPGDRITCCAPGGALMRNGRVLDEPYLAEPPIDVSNVAYDVTVPPGHLWVLGDNRRRSFDSRAMQARGGQTGLLPLTAVRARVLRGWP; from the coding sequence GTGCCCCGCGAGCTGACCTCGCGTCGTCCCCGCCGCCTGGGCTGGTGGGCGGGCGCGACCCTCGCCGCGACCCTGGCGATGTCCTTCCTCACCGGACTGCTCGGGCACGCGACGGTCACCTCTCCGTCGATGGCGCCCACCCACGACGTCGGCAGCACCCTGCTGACGACGTCGCTCGGGGCGCGACACCCCGACCGCGGCGAGGTCGTCGTGTTCGAGGCTCCGCGCAGCTGGCGCGAGGCCCACCGCGCCCGCTCCGGCGCCGCGGGAGACGAGGTCGGCGCGCAGGACGCGATGGTGAAGCGCGTGCTCGGGCTGCCCGGCGACCGGATCACATGCTGCGCGCCCGGTGGAGCCCTGATGCGCAACGGGCGCGTGCTCGACGAGCCGTACCTCGCGGAGCCCCCGATCGACGTCTCGAACGTGGCCTACGACGTCACGGTGCCCCCGGGGCACCTCTGGGTGCTCGGCGACAACCGCCGTCGCTCCTTCGACTCGCGTGCCATGCAGGCACGCGGGGGCCAGACGGGCCTCCTGCCGCTGACGGCGGTCCGGGCCCGCGTGCTGCGCGGCTGGCCCTGA
- a CDS encoding helix-turn-helix domain-containing protein, whose amino-acid sequence MSGSGQSSKVPPAAFRGREPGAVDNAFAILEEVARSGAGVSAREIAENLGMPRATAYRILKHLVQQEYLVRSPDLSGFALGQRVRDLARGTDSLGTTVDP is encoded by the coding sequence CCCGCGGCCTTCCGCGGCCGTGAGCCCGGTGCGGTCGACAACGCCTTCGCGATCCTCGAGGAGGTGGCCCGATCGGGAGCCGGGGTGTCCGCGCGGGAGATCGCCGAGAACCTCGGCATGCCGCGCGCGACCGCCTACCGGATCCTCAAGCACCTCGTGCAGCAGGAGTACCTCGTGCGCAGTCCCGACCTGTCGGGCTTCGCACTCGGTCAGCGGGTGCGGGACCTCGCCCGAGGGACCGACTCCCTCGGGACGACGGTCGATCCCTGA